In Solanum pennellii chromosome 7, SPENNV200, the following are encoded in one genomic region:
- the LOC107025402 gene encoding xyloglucan endotransglucosylase/hydrolase protein 24-like encodes MALFSSRNSSRSRSSLPYLVFLLIAAFFVFKVDILISQSFSSARRNLEKTPNRIVVNPQKSSEERVVDSLPVVLVNATFDQNIMISWGDDRGKILENGELLTLSLDKKSGSGFQSKKEYLFAKIDMQIKLVPGNSAGTVTTFYLSSQGNKHDEIDFEFLGNSTGNPYTLHTNVFSLGKGNREQQFFLWFDPTADYHTYSILWNSKCIIFYVDDIPIREYKNPERLGVSYLKYQPMRLYSSLWNADDWATQGGRVKTNWELAPFVASYKNFTYEACIYSRLTSSSSCDIDSPTSINNGWLTYELDRTSRVRMKALQKKHMIYDYCNDKWRFPKGPAPECKLLQ; translated from the exons GTAGATATACTCATATCTCAGTCTTTTAGTTCAGCCCGTCGCAACCTGGAAAAAACTCCTAATCGTATCGTAGTGAACCCCCAAAAATCATCGGAAGAACGTGTTGTTGACAG CCTCCCTGTAGTTTTAGTAAATGCTACATTTGACCAGAATATTATGATATCATGGGGAGATGACAGAGgaaaaatacttgaaaatgGAGAGCTTTTAACACTCTCCTTAGACAAGAAGTCTGGATCAGGCTTTCAGTCTAAAAAAGAGTACCTCTTTGCTAAAATTGATATGCAAATTAAGCTCGTCCCCGGAAACTCTGCTGGCACCGTTACTACATTTTAC cTATCATCACAAGGGAACAAGCATGATGAAATAGATTTTGAATTCTTGGGGAATTCAACAGGGAACCCTTATACTCTTCATACAAATGTTTTTAGTCTAGGCAAAGGCAATAGggaacaacaattcttcttgtGGTTTGATCCAACAGCAGATTATCACACATATTCAATTCTATGGAATTCTAAATGTATTAT attctatgttgatgatatacCAATTAGAGAATACAAAAATCCAGAGAGACTTGGtgtttcatatttaaaataccaACCAATGAGACTATACTCAAGTCTATGGAACGCAGATGATTGGGCTACACAAGGTGGTCGTGTCAAAACCAATTGGGAATTAGCACCTTTTGTAGCGTCCTACAAAAATTTCACATATGAAGCTTGTATTTATTCAAGATTAACTAGCTCATCTTCATGTGATATCGACTCTCCAACTTCTATCAACAACGGTTGGTTAACGTATGAGTTAGATCGAACAAGTCGTGTTAGAATGAAAGCTTTGCAGAAAAAACATATGATTTATGATTATTGCAACGATAAATGGAGATTTCCTAAGGGTCCTGCTCCTGAATGCAAGCTTCTTcaataa